Proteins encoded in a region of the Acomys russatus chromosome 14, mAcoRus1.1, whole genome shotgun sequence genome:
- the LOC127198067 gene encoding C2 calcium-dependent domain-containing protein 4A-like: MRLLGRLRSSTPEPAFSNVLTPGRIPEFCIPPRLSVPDAPESQLPAATLPWRCAAEPDLWPRAPDYYDKDADDRAGRTDWDPRSQAALSLPHLPRARTAYGFCALLESPHTRRKESLFHGHPGVPVPRPGLRQRSHTYAGSCRASDSVLVAPRDQDAAPPPAPLPRMRRLLRAPDGLLSRALRVPRGRTGARPSSRGDEHQRAASCASPAATDPDPQRLQAEANVPLGRGACTLRLAAEYSPRSACLRLRLLRAEGPAVALEPRNVGCRLSLVLRPSSGQQRASVVRRSRKAALDQDCCFDGLSEEQLRRLAVRIKAESKGRGLERGRPLGQGELLLGSLLLL; this comes from the coding sequence ATGAGGCTTCTCGGTCGACTCCGCTCTTCCACTCCAGAGCCTGCCTTCTCCAACGTGCTCACCCCGGGCCGCATCCCAGAGTTCTGCATCCCCCCGCGGCTGTCTGTTCCGGACGCTCCGGAATCACAGCTTCCAGCTGCCACACTGCCTTGGCGCTGCGCGGCCGAACCCGACCTATGGCCGCGCGCCCCTGACTACTACGACAAAGATGCTGACGATCGCGCTGGCCGCACCGACTGGGACCCGCGCTCACAGGCCGCGCTTTCGCTGCCGCACCTGCCCCGCGCGCGCACCGCCTACGGCTTCTGTGCGCTGCTCGAGAGCCCGCACACGCGCCGGAAAGAGTCACTCTTCCACGGCCACCCTGGCGTCCCCGTGCCCCGGCCCGGGCTTCGCCAACGTTCCCACACCTACGCGGGATCGTGCCGCGCCTCGGACTCTGTGCTCGTCGCCCCGCGCGATCAGGACGCCGCTCCACCTCCGGCTCCTCTGCCAAGAATGCGCCGTCTCCTGCGCGCCCCAGACGGGCTGCTGAGCCGCGCGCTGCGGGTCCCTCGCGGTCGGACCGGCGCGCGCCCCTCGTCCCGCGGCGACGAGCACCAGCGCGCCGCCTCTTGCGCGTCCCCGGCCGCCACCGACCCAGATCCCCAGCGCCTGCAAGCCGAGGCCAACGTGCCTCTGGGCCGCGGGGCTTGCACGCTGCGCCTGGCCGCCGAGTACTCTCCACGCagcgcctgcctccgcctccgcctgCTGCGCGCTGAGGGCCCCGCTGTCGCGCTCGAGCCCCGCAACGTGGGCTGTCGCCTCAGCCTGGTGCTGCGGCCGTCGTCGGGCCAGCAGCGCGCCAGTGTAGTCCGCCGCAGCCGCAAGGCCGCCCTGGACCAGGACTGCTGCTTCGACGGGCTCTCGGAGGAGCAGCTGCGCCGCCTGGCCGTGCGCATCAAGGCGGAGAGCAAGGGCCGCGGGCTGGAGCGCGGGCGACCTCTAGGCCAGGGCGAGCTGCTGCTGGGCTCTCTGCTACTGCTCTGA